DNA sequence from the Ramlibacter agri genome:
CGCGAACGTCGTGCCTTACGTCTAGCGCAGGACTTCCAGCAGGCGGTCGAGGCCGCCGGCGTTGATCTGCACCATCGCCTGCTCGCGCACCTTCGGCTTGGCGTGGTAGGCCACCGACAGGCCGGCCTCGCCCATCATGGGCAGGTCGTTGGCGCCGTCGCCCATGGCGATGGCCTGCCCGGGGCTGATGCCCAGCCTGGCGCAGGTCTCGAGGAACATCTTGCGCTTCTCGGCGCCATCGCAGATGTCGCCCCATTCCTGGTCCACCATGCGGCCGGTCAGCTCGCCGCAGTTGGGCCCGGAGCGCACTTCCAGCATGTTGGAGCGGGTGTAGTCGATGCCCAGCCGGTCGCGGATGCGGTCGGTGAAGAAGGTGAAGCCGCCGGAGACCAGCAGCACCTTCAGGCCGGCGGCCTTGCAGGCCTGCACCAGCGCCTCGGCGCCGGGGTTCAGCTGCAGGCGCTGGGTGTAGACCTGCTCCATGTCGGCGACGGTCACGCCTTCGAGCAGGGCGACGCGGCGGCGCAGGCTTTCCTTGTAGTCGGTGATCTCTCCGCGCATGGCGGCTTCGGTGATGGCCGCCACCTCTTCCTTCTTGCCGACGGCATCGGCGATCTCGTCCACGCACTCGATGTTGATCAGCGTGGAGTCCATGTCGAAGGCGACCAGGCGGAAGTCGGAAAGGCGCAACGGCGGCGTAAAGCCCTGGATGACCAGGCCGGGGGAAATTTCGGACGGCATGAATGCGATTTTCGCATCTGCACGGCTGCGCTCCGCCGGCCTATGATGAAGCCGTAGTCCGGGAGAGCTGCGTGCACTCCGTCCTGATCATCGATGACCATGACATCGTCCGGTTCGGCCTGGAGGCCTTGCTGGCACGTTGCCCGCAAGTCCACGTGGTGGGCTCGGCCGACTGCCTGCGCGGCGCGCTGGAACAGGTGCGGCGCCTGCAGCCCGACCTGGTGATCAGCGACATGGGCCTGGGCGATTCCAACGGCGTCGACACGGTGCGCGCGCTGGCGCAGGCCCAGGCCGGCCGGGCGCTGCTGGTGCTGTCGATGCAGGACGAACTGCTGTACGGCGAGCAGGCGCTGGCCCTCGGCGCCCACGGCTACCTCATGAAAGGCAACGTCCAGGCGAACCTGGTGCCGGCCGTCCTGACGGTGCTGCACGGCGGCAGCTGGGTGAGCCCGCGGCTGAACTCGAAGCTGGTCAACCGCTACCTGCGGCGCAATGCGGCCGTCCGGCAGCAGTCGGACGCCGGCGTCGCTTCGCTCAGCGCGCGCGAACTGCAGGTGCTGGAACTGCTGCGCAGCGGCAAGACGACCAAGGAAATCGCGCTGGTGCTGCAACTGAGCACCCGTACGGTGGACATCCACCGCGCGAACATGAAGCGCAAGCTGGGGCTGCGCAGCGGCTCCGAACTGATCGCCTACGCTTCCCGCCTACCTTGAAGCGGCCTCAAGTACGGAGGCCCGCTAGGTACTTGTACATAGCACGGCGCGCTCGACTGTATCCATCATGTAAAGCTGGTCAATGACACCTGTCGCGCAGGAAACGCAGGCAGGGGCAGGAAGGGACTCGCATGGACGACTTCAGGGAGCACACCGACTCCTGGGGCAAGGATGTGGCGATCGCGGAGCCGGAACGGCCCGCGGCGACCCTGTGCATGGCTTGCCCGGTGCGGCGGCTTTGCGTCGGCAGCCTGGCGGCCGAAGCCGGCACCCGGCTGCTGCGGGGCATGCTGGCGGGCCGGCAGCGCCTGCGCGCTGGCCAGAGGCTGGATCCGCGAGCCGCCGGGCCCGGTGTCCTGCACGTGGTGCACGAAGGCGCGCTGAAATCGGTCGCCCCCGATGGCCAGGTGCGCGCCTTCCACTTCCCGGGTGAACTCGCAGCCGCCGAAGGGCTGGGCGGCCTGCGCGATGCCGGCATGGTGGTCGCCCTGGAGGATTCCGAGCTTTGCGCGATTCGCTGGATGGCGCGCGACGGCGGCCAGACCGCGGCCTACCAGGCGCGCCTGTGGGACATGGCCAGCCGCGAGATCGTGCGCGAGCGCGGGCAGTCCGCCTGGCTGGCGGGCCTCGCCCCGCTGCGCCGCGTCGCTGCCTTTCTCTCGCTGGTGGCACTGCGACTGCGGGTGCACGGCGCGCCGGTAGGGGAGTTGCGGCTGGTGGCGTCCCCCGCGGAAATCGCCGGCTACCTGGGGCTGGCGGACGGGGCCACCGGCGAAGCGCTGGACCGGCTGGAGAGCCGGCGGCTGCTGGAACGCCACGGCCTGGTCACCTGCATCCTGCGGCCCGAGCTGCTGCAGCGGGAAGCGCAACGCAGCTGGTGACTACTGCCGCAGGTAGCGGCGGTCCGACCAGGTCAGCAGCCACTGCGGCCTGAAGGCCACGAAGATCGCGGTGAGCATGCCGGTCACGAAGGCGTCGCCCCAGGCCATCAGCCAGCGGGCGACGGCGCCCAGCTCCTGCGAGATGCCCGGCAGCGGCGCGCCGAACTCCTGCGCCAGCAGGCCGGCGGCGAACAGGCACAGCACCGCGCCGAGGAAGCCGCGTCCGAGGACGTAGACGAAAGGATTCGCGGGCAGCCAGCGGCGCAGGGCCGCCCCGAGCAGCAAGGCCAATGTGGCCGGGACCACGCCCTGCCAGACCGCGATGCCCAGGGCTGCCGCGGCCGTCAGCGGCGAAACCAGGCAGGCCAGCGCGCCCACCAGCAGCAGCACCGGGATGGCCAGCGGCCAGCCCAGCATCAGGAGCACCAGGACCGCGCCGGACCATTGCAGTTGCAGCGGCGCGTGGTGCAGTACCGGCAGCGCCCACAGCCAGGGCAGGATGGCGAGGGTCGCGAGCACCGGGCCCGCCAGCGCCGGCGCGCGCGCCAGCAGCGACCAGGGGCGGACGCTCGCGGCGGCGCCCAGCGCGAGCAGAGCGATGGCGGATTCGGCGATCACCGGCGCATTGTGTCGGCGCCGGACGGCGCCGCACTTGATGCGGCGCAATCAGGCCGTCTCGGTGGCCTTCGGCGTCCCCAGCGACTTCAGCACGTCCCGCACCATCTGCGCCCGGTCCTTGGCGTCGACCAGCGACTTCTCGATGCGCAGCTTGTCGTTTCCGGCCAGCTTGATGTGCTTGTTCTTCTGCACCAGCTGGATGATCGTCAAGGGCTCGATGGGCGGATTCGGCTTGAAGGTGATGTGGATCACCGTCGGCGCCGCGTCCACCTTCACCACGCCATAGGGCCGCGCCAGCACGCGCAGGCGGTGCACGTCGATCAGGCACTGCGCCTGCGGCGGCAGCTTGCCGAAGCGGTCGACGATTTCCTCCAGCAGGCGGTCGATCTGGTCGACGTTCTTCGCCGTGGCCAGCTTCTTGTAGAAGGACAGCCGCAGGTGCACGTCGCCGCAGTAGTCGTCCGGCAGCAGGGCCGGCGCATGCAGGTTGATTTCGGTGGTGACCGACAGCGGCGACAGCAGGTCGGGCTCCTTGCCGGCCTTCAGCGACTTCACCGCTTCCGACAGCATCTCGTTATAGAGCTGGAAGCCCACCTCCAGCATGTTGCCGCTCTGGTTCTCGCCCAGCACCTCGCCGGCGCCGCGGATCTCCAGGTCGTGCATCGCCAGGTAGAAGCCGGAGCCGAGTTCCTCCATCTGCTGGATCGCTTCGAGCCGCTGCGCCGCCTGCTTGGTGAGGCCTTCCACGTCCGGCACCATCAGGTAGGCATAGGCCTGGTGGTGGCTGCGGCCGACCCGGCCGCGCAGCTGGTGCAGCTGCGCCAGGCCGAACTTGTCGGCGCGGGCCATGACGATGGTGTTGGCGCTCGGCACGTCGATGCCGGTTTCGATGATGGTGGAGCACAGCAGCATGTTGAAGCGCTGCTGCACGAAGTCGCGCATCACGCGCTCCAGTTCGCGCTCCGGCATCTGGCCGTGGGCCACCGCGATGCGGGCTTCCGGAAGCAGGGCTTCCAGCTGCTGGCGCCGGTTCTGGATGGTTTCGACCTCGTTGTGCAGGAAGTAGACCTGGCCGCCGCGTTTCAGCTCGCGCAGCACGGCTTCGCGGATGACGCCGCTGCCTTCGTTGCGCACGAAGGTCTTGATCGCCAGGCGCCGCTGCGGTGCGGTGGCGATCACCGACAGGTCGCGCAGGCCTTCCAGCGCCATCCCCAGGGTGCGGGGGATCGGTGTAGCGGTCAGCGTGAGCACGTCCACTTCGGCCCGCATGGCCTTGACCGCCTCCTTGTGGCGCACGCCGAAACGGTGCTCCTCGTCGATGATCAGGAGGCCCAGGTTCTTGAACTTGGTCGACTGCGAGAGCAGCTTGTGCGTGCCGACGACGATGTCGATGCTGCCGTCCTCCAGCCCCTTCACCGCGGCATTGATCTCCTTGGTGCTGCGGAAGCGGCTCATCTCCGCCACCTTCACCGGCCACTTGCTGAAGCGATCCACCAGGGTCTGGTAGTGCTGCTCCGCCAGCAGCGTGGTCGGCGCGAGGAAGGCCACCTGCTTGCCACCGGTGATGGCGATGAAGGCGGCGCGCAGCGCCACCTCGGTCTTGCCGAAGCCCACGTCGCCGCAGACCAGGCGGTCCATCGGATGCGGCGACACCATGTCCTGGATCACCGCGTGGATGGCGGCGTTCTGGTCCGGCGTCTCGTCGAAGCCGAAGTCGTTGGCGAACTGCTCGTAGTCCTGCGGCGAATAGCGGAAGGCATGGCCTTGCCGCGCCGCGCGCCGCGCATAGAGGTTCAGCAGTTCGGCCGCGGTGTCGCGCACCTGTTCGGCCGCCTTGCGCTTGGCCTTTTCCCACTGGCCGGAGCCCAGCTTGTGCAGCGGCGCTTCCTCGGCGCCGACGCCGGTGTAGCGCGAGATCAGGTGCAGCTGGCTGACCGGCACGTACAGCGTCGCGTCGCCGGCGTACTCCAGGTGCAGGAATTCGGTGTTGCCCTGGCCCAGGTCCAGGTTCACGAGGCCCTTGTAGCGGCCGATGCCGTGCTGCGCGTGGACCACGGGGTCGCCGACGTTCAGCTCCGACAGGTCCTTGATCAGCGCGTCGACGTCGCTGACCTGTTCCTGCTTCTTGCGGCGGCGCGCGGTCGGCGCGGAGGCGAACAACTCCGTCTCGGTGACGAGGTCGATCTCCTCGTCCTGCCAGGCGAAGCCCTGGGCCACGGCGGCGGTGGCGATGCCCAGCTTTTCGGCGCTGGCCTGGAACTCCGCCAGCGAGTCGAAGGCGGGCAGCGTCAGGTGGCTCGCGCGCAGGAAGTCCAGCAGGCTTTCGCGCCGGCCGGCGCTTTCGGCCAGCACCAGCACGCGGTGCGAACTCTGCTCCGCGTGGTACTTGAAGTTCTTCAGCGGGTCTTCCGCGCCGCGCACGACCGAGATGTTCGGCAGCCGGCGGAATTCGGCGTAGCCGTCCTCCTGCGGAATCGACTTCAGCGCCAGCTGCGCATGCGCGTTGGCGCGCACGAAGAACTGCTCGGAGCTGAGGAAGAGCGCGTCCGGCGGCAGCACCGGCCGCTCGGGGTCGCCCTGCACCAGGCGGTAGCGGTCACGCGTGTCCTGCCAGAAGCGCTGGAAGGAAGGCTCCAGGTCGCCATGCAGCACCACGGTCGAAGCCTCGCCGAGGTAGTCGAACACCGTGGCCGTGTCCTCGAAGAACAGCGGCAGGTAGTACTCGATGCCGGCGGTGGCGACGCCGTTGCCCATGTCCTTGTAGATGCGGCTCTTGGTCGGGTCGCCTTCCAGCAGCTCGCGCCAGCGGCTGCGGAAGCGCGCCCGCGCATCGTCGTCCATCGGGAACTCGCGGCCCGGCAGCAGCCGAACCTCGGGCACCGGGTACAGGCTGCGCTGCGTGTCCGGATCGAAGGTGCGGATGGAGTCGACCTCGTCGTCGAACAGGTCGACCCGGTAAGGCACCGGCGAGCCCATGGGGAACAGGTCGATGAGGCCGCCGCGCACCGCGTATTCGCCCGGGCTCACCACTTGCGTCACATGGTTGTAGCCTGCCAGCGTCAGCTGCGCCTTCAGGCGAGCCTCGTCCAGCTTCTGGCCCTGCTGGAAATGGAAGGTGTAGCCGGCCAGGAAGCCGGGCGGCGCCAGCCGGTACAGCGCGGTGCTGGCGGGCACCAGCACGACGTCGGCCTCGCGCTGCAGGATGCGCCACAGCGTCGCCAGGCGCTCGCTGATCAGGTCCTGGTGGGGCGAGAACTGGTCGTACGGCAGGGTTTCCCAGTCGGGAAACAGGGCGCAGCGCAGTTCCGGCGCGAAGAAGGCGAGTTCGTCGAGCAGGCGCTGGGCGTCGTTGGCGTCGGCCGTGACGATGGCGGTCAGCCGCTGGGCTTCGCGCTCGCGCTGGGCCACCCGCGCGAGCAGCAGTGCATCGGCCGAGCCGGTGGGCCGCGGCAACGTCATCCGGCGGCCAGGAGTGAGCTTGGGTAAATCCATGCGGGCGAAAAGAAAATGCAAACACCCCGCGCTTGAAGAAGGCGGGGTGTGCGAGCATTTTAGGGTGAACCCGGAGCCAATGGGTTGACCGGGGGCAAGCCTGTGATTTCCTTAGAATGAAAGCGACGGACATGAACCAAACTACTCCCCGCTTCTTCGCCCTGATTCCCTGCGCCGGCAATGGCAGCCGGGCCGGGACCGCCGGGCCCAAGCAGTACGAGCGCGTGGCCGGCCAGCCGCTGGTCTGGCACACCCTGTCGGCCTTTGCCGGCGTCAAGCGCATCGCCCGCACGCTGGTGGTCGTGGCGCCCACCGACGGCTTTTTCGAGCGCAACCCCACCACCTCCGCCCTGGTCGTGACCTGTGGCGGCGCCACGCGCGCCCAGAGCGTGGCCAACGGCCTGCGCGAACTGCGCCGCGCCGGCGCCGTCGACGGCGACTGGGTGCTGGTGCACGACGCCGCCCGCTGCCTGGTCACGCCGGAGCTGATCGACCGCCTCATCGACACCTGCGCGAACGACGAGGTGGGCGGCCTGCTGGCGCACCCGCTGCCCGACACGCTGAAGATCGGCGAGGACGGCCGCGTCGCCGCCACGGTCAACCGCGCCAACAAGTGGCAGGCCCAGACGCCGCAGATGTTCCGCCTGGGCATGCTGCGGCAGGCCCTGGAGGCCGCCGGTGACGAGATCACCGACGAATCCAGCGCCATCGAGGCCATGGGGCTGAAGCCGCTGCTGGTGGAAGCCGGCGCGCAGAACTTCAAGGTCACCTATCCCGAGGACTTCCAGATGGCCGAAGCGGTGCTCCGCGGCCGAAACCGCTGATGAAGTTGAGAGTTGGCGAAGGCTGGGACACGCACGCGCTGGTGCCCGGCCGCAGGTTGCTGCTGGGCGGCGTCGAGATTCCCTTCGACCGCGGGCTGCTGGGCCACTCGGACGCGGACGCGCTGCTGCACGCGATCACCGACGCGCTTCTCGGCGGCGCCGGGCTGGGTGACATCGGCCGCCATTTCCCCGACACCGACGAGCGTTTCCGCGGCGCCGATTCCATCGTGCTGTTGCGCGAAGCGGCGCTGCGCGTGCGCCAGGCCGGCTGGAACATCGCCAATGTGGACAGCACGATCGTGGCGCAGGCGCCGAAGCTGGCGCCTTACATCGAGGCGATGCGGGTGCGGATCGCCGAGGCGCTGGATCTCCAGCCGGCTGAAGTGAACGTGAAGGCCAAGACCGCGGAGAAGATGGGGCCGGTGGGCATGGGGCAGAGCATCGAGGCGCGGGCGGTGGTGCTGCTTACGGCTTGACCGGCGCGTCCCATCCCAAACGCCGCACGCCTTCCATGAAGCGCTCGAAGTCCATCGGATTCACGAA
Encoded proteins:
- the serB gene encoding phosphoserine phosphatase SerB, whose protein sequence is MPSEISPGLVIQGFTPPLRLSDFRLVAFDMDSTLINIECVDEIADAVGKKEEVAAITEAAMRGEITDYKESLRRRVALLEGVTVADMEQVYTQRLQLNPGAEALVQACKAAGLKVLLVSGGFTFFTDRIRDRLGIDYTRSNMLEVRSGPNCGELTGRMVDQEWGDICDGAEKRKMFLETCARLGISPGQAIAMGDGANDLPMMGEAGLSVAYHAKPKVREQAMVQINAGGLDRLLEVLR
- a CDS encoding response regulator, with protein sequence MHSVLIIDDHDIVRFGLEALLARCPQVHVVGSADCLRGALEQVRRLQPDLVISDMGLGDSNGVDTVRALAQAQAGRALLVLSMQDELLYGEQALALGAHGYLMKGNVQANLVPAVLTVLHGGSWVSPRLNSKLVNRYLRRNAAVRQQSDAGVASLSARELQVLELLRSGKTTKEIALVLQLSTRTVDIHRANMKRKLGLRSGSELIAYASRLP
- a CDS encoding Crp/Fnr family transcriptional regulator yields the protein MDDFREHTDSWGKDVAIAEPERPAATLCMACPVRRLCVGSLAAEAGTRLLRGMLAGRQRLRAGQRLDPRAAGPGVLHVVHEGALKSVAPDGQVRAFHFPGELAAAEGLGGLRDAGMVVALEDSELCAIRWMARDGGQTAAYQARLWDMASREIVRERGQSAWLAGLAPLRRVAAFLSLVALRLRVHGAPVGELRLVASPAEIAGYLGLADGATGEALDRLESRRLLERHGLVTCILRPELLQREAQRSW
- the mfd gene encoding transcription-repair coupling factor, coding for MDLPKLTPGRRMTLPRPTGSADALLLARVAQREREAQRLTAIVTADANDAQRLLDELAFFAPELRCALFPDWETLPYDQFSPHQDLISERLATLWRILQREADVVLVPASTALYRLAPPGFLAGYTFHFQQGQKLDEARLKAQLTLAGYNHVTQVVSPGEYAVRGGLIDLFPMGSPVPYRVDLFDDEVDSIRTFDPDTQRSLYPVPEVRLLPGREFPMDDDARARFRSRWRELLEGDPTKSRIYKDMGNGVATAGIEYYLPLFFEDTATVFDYLGEASTVVLHGDLEPSFQRFWQDTRDRYRLVQGDPERPVLPPDALFLSSEQFFVRANAHAQLALKSIPQEDGYAEFRRLPNISVVRGAEDPLKNFKYHAEQSSHRVLVLAESAGRRESLLDFLRASHLTLPAFDSLAEFQASAEKLGIATAAVAQGFAWQDEEIDLVTETELFASAPTARRRKKQEQVSDVDALIKDLSELNVGDPVVHAQHGIGRYKGLVNLDLGQGNTEFLHLEYAGDATLYVPVSQLHLISRYTGVGAEEAPLHKLGSGQWEKAKRKAAEQVRDTAAELLNLYARRAARQGHAFRYSPQDYEQFANDFGFDETPDQNAAIHAVIQDMVSPHPMDRLVCGDVGFGKTEVALRAAFIAITGGKQVAFLAPTTLLAEQHYQTLVDRFSKWPVKVAEMSRFRSTKEINAAVKGLEDGSIDIVVGTHKLLSQSTKFKNLGLLIIDEEHRFGVRHKEAVKAMRAEVDVLTLTATPIPRTLGMALEGLRDLSVIATAPQRRLAIKTFVRNEGSGVIREAVLRELKRGGQVYFLHNEVETIQNRRQQLEALLPEARIAVAHGQMPERELERVMRDFVQQRFNMLLCSTIIETGIDVPSANTIVMARADKFGLAQLHQLRGRVGRSHHQAYAYLMVPDVEGLTKQAAQRLEAIQQMEELGSGFYLAMHDLEIRGAGEVLGENQSGNMLEVGFQLYNEMLSEAVKSLKAGKEPDLLSPLSVTTEINLHAPALLPDDYCGDVHLRLSFYKKLATAKNVDQIDRLLEEIVDRFGKLPPQAQCLIDVHRLRVLARPYGVVKVDAAPTVIHITFKPNPPIEPLTIIQLVQKNKHIKLAGNDKLRIEKSLVDAKDRAQMVRDVLKSLGTPKATETA
- the ispD gene encoding 2-C-methyl-D-erythritol 4-phosphate cytidylyltransferase produces the protein MNQTTPRFFALIPCAGNGSRAGTAGPKQYERVAGQPLVWHTLSAFAGVKRIARTLVVVAPTDGFFERNPTTSALVVTCGGATRAQSVANGLRELRRAGAVDGDWVLVHDAARCLVTPELIDRLIDTCANDEVGGLLAHPLPDTLKIGEDGRVAATVNRANKWQAQTPQMFRLGMLRQALEAAGDEITDESSAIEAMGLKPLLVEAGAQNFKVTYPEDFQMAEAVLRGRNR
- the ispF gene encoding 2-C-methyl-D-erythritol 2,4-cyclodiphosphate synthase; the encoded protein is MKLRVGEGWDTHALVPGRRLLLGGVEIPFDRGLLGHSDADALLHAITDALLGGAGLGDIGRHFPDTDERFRGADSIVLLREAALRVRQAGWNIANVDSTIVAQAPKLAPYIEAMRVRIAEALDLQPAEVNVKAKTAEKMGPVGMGQSIEARAVVLLTA